In Fusobacterium hwasookii, a single window of DNA contains:
- a CDS encoding acyltransferase, translating into MYNKFCLYYLLGFNLINNKYKDIKNKIRILAKLSKTKIKILGDNNIFSAHKDSFFKKTSLFIKNNNNIFCFKKKSLFKNCHIIVEGFNNVLYIDKETLLRDSYIKIEGNNNKIFIGSNCCLKNLTIDMKNENSLIKIGDKTSIEEARITSFEPYKIEIGKDCMFSADIVIMNTDVHRIYDIDTKLKTNEGKSINIGNHVWLGMRAIILKGVTIGDNSIVAAGSIVTKDVKANTIVSGNPARQVKENKNWTREL; encoded by the coding sequence ATGTATAATAAATTTTGTTTATATTATTTATTAGGATTTAATTTGATAAATAATAAATATAAGGATATAAAAAATAAAATAAGAATTTTAGCTAAACTTAGCAAAACTAAAATAAAAATTTTAGGTGATAATAATATTTTTAGTGCTCATAAAGATAGCTTTTTTAAAAAGACTTCTCTTTTTATTAAAAATAATAATAATATATTTTGTTTTAAAAAGAAATCTTTATTTAAAAATTGTCATATAATAGTTGAAGGTTTTAATAATGTTCTTTATATAGATAAAGAAACATTACTTAGGGATAGTTATATAAAAATTGAAGGAAATAATAATAAAATATTTATAGGAAGTAACTGTTGTTTAAAAAATTTAACAATTGATATGAAAAATGAAAATTCATTAATTAAAATAGGAGATAAAACTTCAATAGAAGAAGCTAGAATCACTTCTTTTGAGCCATATAAAATAGAAATAGGTAAAGATTGCATGTTTTCTGCTGATATTGTAATAATGAATACGGATGTACACAGAATTTATGATATAGATACAAAACTTAAAACAAATGAAGGTAAAAGTATTAATATTGGAAATCATGTGTGGTTAGGAATGAGAGCTATTATCTTAAAGGGTGTAACTATAGGAGATAACTCCATTGTTGCTGCTGGAAGTATAGTTACAAAAGATGTAAAAGCAAATACAATTGTATCTGGAAATCCAGCAAGGCAAGTGAAGGAAAACAAAAATTGGACAAGAGAACTATAA
- a CDS encoding acyltransferase, with the protein MYAISLKYLIGLNFIKTKYQKIKNKLEIVGKLRKNKIKISGNNNILYIGKNSLLRDSNIFIKGNNNIIYIGDDCVVNNTSIILDNEGSEIRIGNKTSIAKVQIVSLEPYKIEIGEDCMLSYDIEIRNTDSHKIYDKNTNERINEGSSINIGNHVWLGMRAIILKGVTIGDNSIVAAGSIVTKDVKANTIVSGNPAKQIKENVYWTREEVMQYQKLEDMSLDV; encoded by the coding sequence ATGTATGCTATTAGTCTTAAATATTTAATAGGCTTAAATTTTATAAAAACTAAATATCAAAAAATTAAAAATAAATTAGAAATAGTTGGAAAATTAAGAAAAAATAAAATAAAAATTTCAGGAAATAATAATATTTTATATATTGGGAAGAATTCTTTACTTAGAGATTCTAATATTTTTATAAAAGGAAATAATAATATTATTTATATAGGAGATGATTGTGTAGTTAATAATACATCAATTATTTTAGACAATGAGGGTTCAGAAATTAGAATAGGAAATAAAACTTCAATTGCAAAGGTACAAATTGTATCCTTAGAGCCATATAAAATTGAAATTGGTGAAGATTGCATGCTATCCTATGATATTGAAATAAGAAATACTGATTCTCATAAAATATATGATAAAAATACAAATGAGAGAATTAATGAAGGAAGTAGTATTAATATTGGAAATCATGTGTGGTTAGGAATGAGAGCTATTATCTTAAAGGGTGTAACTATAGGAGATAACTCCATTGTTGCAGCTGGAAGTATAGTTACAAAAGATGTAAAAGCAAATACAATTGTATCTGGAAATCCAGCAAAACAAATAAAAGAAAATGTATACTGGACAAGAGAAGAAGTAATGCAATATCAAAAATTGGAGGATATGTCTTTAGATGTATAA
- a CDS encoding glycosyltransferase, producing MKVSVIVPVYNRLEHLRALFLCLLRQKKQPDELIITDDGSSQKVLDFIEDLIPKAQFKVKHIYQEDKGFRKTRALNNGVRNSVGDLLIFCDQDLIFGEEYIETIVKNIKDNIFLMGRAHHITEEEKNIVLSDIENISSYDEIIKKLPAKYLGTIDKMLKEDRKRRIIKTFKLAKRGIRLVGMSYALMKNSYIKVNGYDENYIGWGQEDDDFGNRLTIAGINGKELVTKNIQLHLWHYSDPTKVHSSNEEYYYKRKEEIFSKKDFYCEKGYEDSKNRDDVTVKTLN from the coding sequence ATGAAAGTATCTGTAATAGTTCCTGTGTATAATAGATTGGAACATTTAAGAGCCTTATTTTTATGCTTATTAAGACAGAAAAAGCAACCTGATGAACTTATAATAACAGATGATGGTTCATCACAAAAAGTTTTAGATTTTATAGAAGATTTAATTCCTAAGGCACAATTTAAAGTAAAACATATTTATCAAGAAGATAAGGGGTTTAGAAAAACAAGAGCCTTGAATAATGGTGTAAGAAATTCTGTTGGAGATTTATTAATATTTTGTGACCAAGATCTAATATTTGGTGAAGAATATATAGAAACAATAGTAAAAAATATAAAAGATAATATATTTTTAATGGGAAGAGCACATCATATAACAGAAGAGGAGAAAAATATTGTTCTATCTGATATTGAAAATATAAGTTCATATGATGAAATAATAAAAAAACTTCCAGCTAAGTATTTAGGAACTATTGATAAAATGCTAAAAGAAGATAGAAAAAGAAGGATTATAAAGACTTTTAAACTGGCTAAAAGAGGTATAAGACTTGTAGGAATGTCGTATGCTCTTATGAAAAATAGCTATATAAAAGTAAATGGCTATGATGAAAACTATATTGGTTGGGGACAGGAAGATGATGATTTTGGAAATAGACTAACTATTGCAGGAATAAATGGCAAGGAACTAGTAACAAAAAATATTCAATTACATCTTTGGCATTATTCAGACCCTACAAAAGTACATTCTTCTAATGAAGAATATTATTATAAAAGAAAAGAAGAAATTTTTTCAAAAAAAGATTTCTATTGTGAAAAAGGGTATGAAGATAGTAAAAATAGAGATGATGTTACAGTAAAAACATTAAATTAA